A portion of the Manihot esculenta cultivar AM560-2 chromosome 2, M.esculenta_v8, whole genome shotgun sequence genome contains these proteins:
- the LOC110608454 gene encoding beta-amyrin 28-monooxygenase — translation MEHFYLSLLLSFMSFIMVSLFSLFYKHISQYKNPNLPPGKPGFPFVGESLDFLSTGWKGHPEKFVFDRTTKYSSDVFKTNLLGHPAAVLCGAAGNKFMFSNENKLVVAWWPDSVNKIFPSSLQTSSKEEAIKMRKLLPQFFKPEALQRYIGIMDTIAQRHFASGWENRKEVVVFPLAKNYTFWLACRLFLSLEDPTHIAKFAEPFQVLASGIISIPIDLPGTPFRRAIKASKFIRKELVSIIKQRKIELEQGKACKRDDILCHMLSTSDENGECMNEMDIADKILGLLIGGHDTASAACTFIVKYLSELPHIFQQVYNEQMEIGKGKKVGELLNWDDIQKMKYSWNVACEVMRLAPPLQGAFREAINDFIFNGFSIPRGWKLYWSANSTHKNPKYFPEPENFDPSRFEGQGPAPYTFVPFGGGPRMCPGKEYARLEILVFMHNLVKRFRFEKVIPDEKIIVDPMPIPAKGLPIRLYPHNTS, via the exons atggAGCATTTCTATCTTAGCCTTCTGCTGAGTTTCATGTCCTTCATCATGGTGTCTCTGTTTTCTCTTTTCTACAAACACATCTCTCAATACAAGAACCCCAATCTCCCTCCAGGGAAACCAGGCTTTCCATTTGTGGGAGAGAGCCTGGATTTTTTGTCCACAGGATGGAAAGGTCATCCTGAGAAGTTTGTGTTTGACAGGACAACTAAGTATTCCTCTGATGTTTTCAAAACTAATCTGCTTGGTCACCCTGCAGCTGTGCTTTGTGGAGCTGCAGGTAATAAGTTCATGTTCTCTAATGAGAACAAGCTTGTTGTTGCTTGGTGGCCTGATTCTGTCAACAAAAtttttccttcttctcttcAAACTTCTTCCAAGGAAGAAGCCATCAAAATGAGAAAGCTTCTTCCTCAATTCTTCAAACCTGAGGCTTTGCAGCGATATATAG GTATCATGGATACAATAGCACAAAGGCACTTTGCTTCAGGGTGGGAGAATAGAAAAGAAGTGGTGGTATTCCCTCTTGCAAAGAATTACACCTTCTGGTTAGCCTGTCGCCTCTTTCTAAGCCTGGAAGATCCAACCCATATAGCTAAATTTGCAGAGCCTTTTCAAGTATTAGCCTCAGGAATCATATCTATTCCAATAGATTTGCCTGGAACTCCCTTTAGAAGAGCCATAAAGGCCTCAAAGTTTATAAGGAAGGAGCTTGTAAGCATAATCAAGCAAAGAAAGATTGAGCTTGAACAAGGCAAAGCTTGCAAGAGAGATGACATATTGTGTCATATGTTGAGTACAAGTGATGAGAATGGAGAGTGTATGAATGAGATGGATATTGCAGACAAGATTCTTGGATTGTTGATTGGTGGTCATGATACTGCTAGTGCTGCTTGCACTTTCATTGTCAAGTATCTTTCTGAACTCCCACACATCTTCCAACAAGTTTACAATG AGCAAATGGAGATTGGTAAAGGAAAAAAGGTGGGGGAATTGCTGAATTGGGATGATATTCAGAAAATGAAATATTCATGGAACGTAGCGTGTGAAGTGATGAGACTTGCGCCTCCTCTTCAAGGTGCTTTTAGGGAAGCCATCAATGATTTCATCTTCAATGGTTTTTCCATTCCAAGGGGCTGGAAG CTGTATTGGAGTGCAAACTCAACCCACAAGAATCCAAAATACTTCCCAGAACCAGAAAACTTTGATCCAAGCAGATTTGAAGGGCAAGGACCAGCTCCTTATACATTTGTGCCATTTGGTGGAGGACCCAGAATGTGCCCTGGAAAAGAGTATGCAAGACTGGAAATACTTGTTTTTATGCACAATTTGGTTAAAAGATTCAGATTTGAAAAGGTGATTCCTGATGAGAAGATCATTGTTGATCCTATGCCTATTCCTGCCAAGGGTCTTCCAATTCGCCTTTATCCTCACAACACTTCTTAA